The following coding sequences lie in one Lolium perenne isolate Kyuss_39 chromosome 2, Kyuss_2.0, whole genome shotgun sequence genomic window:
- the LOC139835418 gene encoding protein ALP1-like, with protein sequence MNTPPKIKNSHRWFPYFRDCIGVIDDTHVTSKVPRSMSTTFRGRKHYTSQNVLAAVDFDMRFTCVLAGWDGSAHDASILADSLSRPDGLQIPEGKFYLRDDGYVCRHGILPPFRKTRYRLNEVPAKHRSLNARELFNLKHSSLRVTIERAFAALKNRFKVLDQKPFHMFDTQVKLVLAAFFTIGS encoded by the exons ATGAACACACCACCCAAGATCAAGAACAGCCACAGGTGGTTCCCTTATTTCAGG GATTGCATTGgggttattgatgatactcatgtCACTTCAAAGGTACCGAGATCAATGTCTACAACATTCCGTGGGAGGAAGCACTACACCAGCCAGAACGTGCTAGCAGCTGTGGATTTCGATATGAGATTCACCTGCGTGCTTGCTGGGTGGGATGGTTCAGCTCATGATGCGAGCATCCTGGCCGACAGCTTGTCAAGGCCTGATGGGTTGCAAATCCCTGAGGGTAAGTTCTACCTTAGAGATGATGGATATGTATGCCGACATGGAATTCTACCCCccttcaggaaaacaaggtaccGCCTCAACGAGGTCCCGGCGAAGCACCGATCTCTGAATGCGAGAGAGTTGTTCAATCTGAAACACTCAAGCCTTAGAGTCACCATTGAGAGGGCCTTTGCTGCATTGAAGAATAGGTTCAAGGTCCTTGACCAGAAACCGTTCCACATGTTTGACACTCAAGTAAAGCTGGTCCTTGCTGCATTCTTCACAATTGGATCCTAG